A segment of the Malaclemys terrapin pileata isolate rMalTer1 chromosome 1, rMalTer1.hap1, whole genome shotgun sequence genome:
aggaaggctgaaagaactgggtttgtttagtttggaaaagagaagactgagaggggacatgatagcagttttcaggtatctaaaagggtgtcataaggaggagggagaaaacttgttcaccttagcctctaaggatagaacaaaaagcaatgggcttaaactgcagcaagggaggtttaggttggacattaggaaaaagttcttaactggcagagtggttaaacattggaataaactgcctagggaggttgtggaatctccatctctggtgatatttaagagtaggttagataaatgtctatcagggatggtctagacagtatttggtcctgccatgagggcaggggactggacttgatgacctcttgaggtcccttccagtcctagagtctatgaatcaaGTGACTTACCACATATCCTCATTGCAAAGCGAGCAGGTTACTAGCCTGAGTGAAAGCCTCACTTGGGTTTTAGCCTACAGCCCCAGATGAACCAGCTAGAAAGCACCACTAAACTCAGGTCAGGGGGCTGTTTGTGTggacagggggagggaaggcGGTAGGGGAGTTAAGGGAAACACTTGAGTAACAGCCTGCATTAACTCTGCAGttaagacataccctaagttagtATTCCCCAGGAATGTATTTTGACAGTCAGTAGCACACCCTTTGTACAATTAATAGCACAGTACaagctagaccaggggttggcaacctttcagaagtggtgtgccaagtcttcatttattcgctttaatttaaggtttcgcgtgccggtaatacattttaatgtttttagaaggtctctcgcTAGAAGTCTATacataatataactaaactattgttgtattgtaaaataaacaaggttttcaaaatgtttaagaagcttcagttaaaattaaattaaaatgttgatcttatgcCGCCGGcctactcagcccgctgctggtctggggttctgttcacctaggccagcagtgggctgagcggggcctgcggctgggaccctggctggcaagggtccagcagccagaaccccagaccggcagcgggctgtgTGGAGCcgatggccgggaccccagaccagcagtgggctaaGCGGCtctgcccacatacagtgggtacctaccttctccctggttctggcccgttctcttcctctttctgcactgagctgagggtgggagtgcacagagcacagggctgggggtgaagggtctggctaggagctagaatgagggagggggctcagggttggggcaggaggtttgggtgtggggcacttacctgggcagctcccatttggtgcgaggggtgtaggtgggaatttggggggggtgcaggtgggaatttggggggggtgcaggagctcctgtttggtgctcgggggggggatgtggggaggtgcAAGAGTCAGGTTTGTGTGGGGGCTGCacatgtggggggtgcaagaatcagggcagagggctggggcatgtgaggggggtgcaggtgtcagggcgggggggtgggggggctgggtatgtgtggaggtgccagagtcagggctggggtcgtgggtggtgaaggagacaagcagagggctgggtgtgtatgaggggggtacagggctcaggacagggaccTGAGGGGTGTGCGGGGCACAGGGTTCAGGGCACGGGCCTGGGGGGtctgcggggctcagggcagagggctgggtgtgtgtgaggggggggcgttagggcagggggctggagggaatatGCCCCTATTCCatcccccctttccccaaggccatgcccccacttcttctctgcctccgccaggagcagcgagcacgctgatTCTGCTCCTTCCCGACCCCCTCCCTTGCAAGGGTCATCAGCTGATcatcaggcagggagggagggacggagaggcggaggaggggcaggaacccagcacactacaggaagaggcaggggagccagcaggaccaagcttctgccccctgcccccgtgGGGGGCGGAGGGCGGAGAagagctgctgcctgccgggactctggcaggcagcagcatgccattaaaaatcggcttgcgtgccgtctttggcacgcatgccataggttgccgacccctgagctagacctTAAGTGTGCTAGGATGGACTTTTAAAATAGGCATAACATCAACAGATTTCAGTGGTATTGAGCAAGTTACATACTTACTTGTGTCCTTGTATTATCTTTCCAGATAATTGCATTTCATGCATGGTCTGCAACCGACACTTCACCAGCTCTGTGGGACATAGGACCAAGGCAGCAAATGCAGAAGCAAAAGAGCCTGCAGCTGCATTCTGAAGATCACTGTAACAAAGAAACTACAGATGATACTTGATACTCTTCAGTCACATGGTAGCCTACTGCAAGAGCACCCGTCTATTTCCTGAAAACTTTATCAAATAAAGAAAAACTGAACAGGAgtggaaaaaaggaaaagcaatCATTTAAAAGAGGTGACCAACTTAATACCTAGCTCCAGCCATCTTCATATACAACTCAAATAAATTCTTCTCCTTTAACAGCTATATAAATGTAAGTATACTATAATCTTTCCCATTTCTCTGACAAAAAAGCACAACCAATTAGATGAATCAAATAAAACCTGAAGGGACTTTTGGTAATTTCACATTCAAGACTGTATGGCTTCATTAACCCATGGTATCACAAGGCCACAGCTTCTTTACCAGTTTTTTTGCCAGTGTCTTCATAAAGATAACTGGCACCAACATGTCCTGTGATCAACAAAGGATCATGTGCTCAGAGAACATCTCCTGCTCTAACAATTGTAGCACATGcagtgtggaatggacatgtgcaacacagcTCAAAGAACAGTAGTCACGgaaaggtaactgtttttttgtttaaaattatgtCACTACAGAGCCTCAGACTTTGGTGTCGGCAAGTGGGAGTTCTGTGGTGGAGCAAAATGAGCAGGATGATCTAAGGCACCCTTCCCTCCTTCCAGAGTTTGGATGAGTGACATGGCAGAGAAATTGGGTACAATGTAAAGAGCATGGCTGAGttgagctgctctgctctgctgagCCTCTAATGGGGTGCAGTACAGAACTCATAGACAGGGTGTGGGCATGGGGGATAGACTTGGGATGGCTTTCAGCCACCTTTGTGTCCCCCCCAATCTTGGGatgctcccagagctggggaatcCCCTGGAGTAACACAATCCCAGATTCCCAGCGGCctgtaaattacagcagcctccACAGGCTCTCTGACCCCAACATTCTCCCACACAAGGGCTTGCGATGGGGTCCTCTGAAGGCAATCTTACAACTGTCTTCCACAATCCCTGCACTGGGAGAAATCCTCCTGTCATTACAACTGTTGGTTCTGGGGCCCTTTTATGCCACTCTGGTCCTTTTACCTGGCAAGAAGGTGCTGGAGTAGGGGTTTACCATCTCTTGTTTTCTGTGCATTACTGCAAGGATTTTATTTTGatctttaaaaatagcaaaatccTCTCACATTCTTTAGAAATCTGAAAGTTCCATGTTTTCCCTGACACCAAATCCATCTGTCTCATGATGAGAAATTGTAATTTTGAAGCTATTTAAAAGGCTGGGACCTCTGTTCATTATATTTGGGATCTTCACAAATACTTTTAAACACTGTGAAAGCCAGTGTCTTCATAATTTAGCTCATCTATGGCTTTTATTAGACACTCAATGAGCCTGTTGACTGAACACAACCGGAGCATTGGTTACTTTGTACTCTAACCAGAAATGGAAAAACATTTGATCCTAGAAAAGTGGAAGAGAGAGTATAATTTGACTATATTAATGTTGCTCTTATCTAGTGTATCTTAAATTATGTAGTAAGTGTCAGAGTGCTGCCTAAGCagaatttttctgttttctaaatATGCACTGATGCAGTTTTTTCTGAATCTATGAAAAGAGCAGAAGTGCCTTAGGGGTAGTACTGAGCATTTTTAACATGCTACAAACATGTCTTTAAAACCAACAATGCTAGATTCAAGTGTATTTAAGTAGTATTTATCATTTCATTTATTGTTAAGCTAGGAGTATATGGCGGAACTGAGAATTATTTAAGGAAGCAAGTTCACTGCAAAAGTTGAGCCAAAACTctgttttctgtttaaattcactTCAACAAGAGATTTTTCTGGCTTTGGAATACAGTGACTTAACCCCTAGTATCTTGATTTGGATACCACAGTCAGCCTATAGAATGAAAGGCTTCCAATTTTATCAGGGAATTTTAAATTTTAGCTTCCTTTGTACCTCTGTATTATgagagtctttaattacatgctaTTTTTCCCCCCGAGGtttcctgcctcattcaatgcacaggatcACCCTGCTTTGGAGATGACTCCGGGCTGTCAAGTGACGGAGGCTGTTTGATGTAGGACCCctacttcatttgttgcagaagtagGAAGATGTGTGGTTAATGAGCCAGGAGATTGCAAGAAGAGAatggatggtctcatggttaaggcagttcaATATGACTCTGGAGAACTCGCGTCTATCCTTGGCTTTGTCACGGAGTTTGTATGTGTGATGCTGGACAAGACACTTAAGTGGTCACTAGTTGCAttctcctcattttctgggtcTGACTTctagaaatgctgagcactctcagctgCAACAGAGGTCAAGAGGAGCTGAGCTCCGAATATTATAATGCTAGATActtttgagaagaaaaaaaaaatcacatcctaggtgattcaaattgggcacccaaaactagaGGATACTTTTGATCATACCTCtatgcctcagctccccaccagTGACATGAGGATAATCCTACCCTCTTGccacacaggggtgttgtgaagattaattaaaTAGTATGTGAGTGCTTTGATAACATTTTGGGGAGAGGACAATAGAAATGTCCGTGAGAACCTTCTGTCTTCAGAACAGAGTTTGAGTAGATGCAATAAATAAGGCAGGGGGGCATACATTGAAcagtgaggataaaacaaaataatgaatagctgctcattctgTGAGCATCGTGctttctgtgcactgaataaggcacgCATCCTAGGGGGATAGGAagtatgtaatcatgtaattaaagactgtacctCTGCTTTATGGTTCACAGGACCCAAATTAAGTCTGCACAGGCAACTTAAGTTTAGCAATTCCTAATTTTTGCATCATTGACTTTCTTTACATATCCAGTGTGGCTTTTAGTATGGAAACCATAACTCAGTTTTCTGACTCTTGTGTAACTTCACCCTTGAAAAAATACCACATTAGAGTTTTTATGTCTCTTGCAAGGCAAAGGTGATTTAATGGTCATAGCAGAAGAGTGGGAATCAGTAGATCTTTCTAGtgttggctctgccacagacttcctgcagcAAGGGACTAGTAACTTCATCTCAGTTTTGTTATCTCAGAACAGGGACAATGCCTACCTCACATAGATGTTGCAAAGCTTAACGCATTAGTGGTTGGAAAGTGATCTGAGACCTTCAAAAGGGAGATGCTACAAGTCTGAAATAATGCAAAGTTATGCATTGTATCACACTCAATAGCAAGGGCTAGCACAGTTCTAGCTATATTGAGGCAGAAATACCTAATGCAGAGAAGTCCTCCTTAGTATATTTTACTAGCTACATACATAGGAATCAGAGGCATTGAACCCAGTGTACAGGACCTTTCAATTAATGTTTCAGGTATTGTACACAGTATATTAGGAAAGCTCAAGAAATAAATACATTGTATTTACATACATGTGCAAACATAAGGCACACTTGGAGGAAGAGTGAGTCTATTTTCTGTAAGTTGTAAGTTAGGGTAGCAAACAGATGAAATTGGGAGCACGTGTGTCTAACTTTCAGTCTACAGTTAATCATTCTTTAGTTTAAATCAAATATATTTTAGGATCATAATTTAGCAAACATTTATCACTGAGGGAATTTGACACCTAGGTACTATGTTGATTAGGTACTATGTTGATGGGGACATAGGAATACTTAAGACTAAAAATCCTTATCCCCTTCCATTCCTAACAAACTCCAAACAGACCTCTTTAGCACATGTACTTTCAACTGGaaaacacatttttcctcttGCTGCTGTGATATCCATACTATAACCATGTCTCAAAGCTAAACAGTGCTAATCTAAGCCCCATCACTTCATGTAAATTGAAGTGCATCTGTGTGtaaaaactacttttaaaaattaacttaaaTTAGAAGCATAGAAGTTTATTTTGGGAAACAGACCACAAAATACCTGTGTAGGAGGGTATATAAACCTGATCAGAGGGTAAGAAAGCACAAGTTAACCTCAGTTCGTTACGCTTCAGGTTTCCCTCCAAGAGAGAATGAGATGATTATGACTGCTGGAACACTAAAGCGGACAGCCTCTTGAATTGTACATCTGGGGACAGAGTAAACTTGGTTGATGGCCCTCAAGTCTGGAATTCAATCCCTTCACATTGGTCCAACAGAAAATTTGCTGATCTGCAGGGCATGCTGCAAGGCCTCTGTTTAACCAGGCTTTTTCCAAGGGGCTGTTTAATGGAGTTTGTTTGGCAAGGCAGAGGTGTGCATTATTTGGATTACATTAGTTAGCGTGGTCTTTAACAATGTATATGATTGGGCTGTAAATGCAACTAGATAATAGTAATAGGGGCAtcttataaatgtaaaaaaaaagagcaaaattcAAGgagatgtctggctggtgagagTTTGAACCTGTACAATTTTTTGTTATCACTGTACTGCTCAGTACTAAAATCTCACTCTttacccctcaaaaaaaaaacagccacaaCCAGTAAAGTTAATACTACCATTCTGTATTTAATACAACACCCCAGGGAATAAAAGCTGATTGATAAATGCACTTTGATGTTGGAGGCACTTGGCTTTGGTATCATTATGTGCTCTAGTCACCTGTCCcatcagatttaaattttattagagaatatttagaaaaaaatatacgatacagaaaatttgaagcgttagttattggtcattgggggtaacatacataTTCATCTATTCTCCAATTAACCCATAATTTCTTCATAGTTAGTGTGTTCTCTTTAGTGATTTCAAAATCCAATCTGACTAGTTATATATTAAACTGATGCCAACTATCACCAAGAGAAAACTGACCTGGTGTTCAGAGATGAGATATGGGGCAAGACTAGAATATTTAAATACACTACATCAATAGGGGCTAAAAAGAAGCAAGTTTCCTTCACCTTCTCATTCTGGTAATTGTCAGTATATACAGATGGAATGCAGCTAATAAAATTGGTCTTTAACTGCCTGAAGCTAAGCATGTTCTCATATCCTTAAACCAAAGTTTGATCCACAAGTGTCTGGCTTCATTTCCTAAAACCTGACAGGAAAGAAAGGTACCATTTACCCACACATTGATTTTTCATGTTTTACTTTCAATAACTTGTAAGTATTAAAGGGGAGACAGTTTTCAGAATCACAACCAAGAGCTCCCCCCGCCTCTTTTTGATGGCAAATTAGTGAAGCCGGAACACTGAGTTACAGCGAATAAGTGAATGCTATTCATCATAATCATTGCTCTGGAGGGAAGGATAATTGGGACAGTGCTAAGTCATCTCACAAACCACCCGAACCATCATTGATATCCATCCATGGAGCAGTGCACGGACGATGAAGATGCAGCCTCTCTTAGTGATGCATGAGTTACAGCCGCCAATGCTCCAGTAATTTCAGCCCCTTTCCTTCACAAATACTACAGCATGGGATTTAAGAAAGATGCTTACGgaattctcttctccctcccaaaacatttgaaagaacCAACACATTTCCCACAATCTGGGTTTTTTGGCAATGGACACTACCCCATACAGACCAGCCATCTGTTCTTACGAAAAATATACCACAATTGCTTAGACAAGGTCTTGTGTAATAAAGTTAGAACTTGCACAGTGACAAAATGGTACCCCGTATAATGGCAAAGAGACTgcacttcattttaaaatacagcacATTTGTATTTACTCTTGACTGCTAGTTGTACAATATTCTGGAGATTACAATTTCTGTTACTAACCTCAGTTTTGCTTTCCTGTCTAATCCAACAACTCCCCTCACAATATGCTGGCAAAACCCATAGCACATGAACAGAACTGAGTTTTCTGCTATGTTGGCTACAAGTGCTGGAGTGGTCCCTTTATAGAAGCCTCGCAATCCAACTTGTTTATATGTCTTCACAATACATTCAATGAGTCCTTTATACATGCTGGGAAATGTCTGCATCTTCACCTTAGCTGTATCAAAGGGCTGGCCGGTTAGCACACATGCAGTCCCACCTGAGGAAATAGAGTATCAACATTCAACAGCCCCTTACTGATCATGTGAGAGAATATGCAACATAATGAAGAAAGCCTGTTTTGTGGGAAACAAAAAACATGCAATATGCAGAGAGGGACAAATTCATCACTGGCATAATTAGGCCCAACTCAATCAACTTTGGTGACACCATGACATTGGCtcttgcaacatttttttttttaagttacagaaGTACCAAATGAAAAACGATCAATGCTTGATTTAGAACATTTAGACACTCGTTCATAACACAAGGCCATCAATTCATATATTGAATAGATGGTGAAATAAGAGTTACCAGTGGAATTAACATTCTGTGTGTGTTAGGCAGTCACCTCATCAGATGAAGGATGAGTAGATCTGAATGATGTGAAGAGATTGTGCAAGAAACTAAAGAAGCTGAATGTGTGAATCCAGCACCTTTAGTTGTTTTTGAGGCAGGGAGAAGGTACATTTTGTTTTGAAGGGGTGATTCTCATTAGTACCCAAACTCTGAGTGGAGCCAGTTTGTATTATactgctgctgctcttcctgtGTCACAGGGTGAGCCAGAGGAACTCCAATCTGAGCTCCCACGCTGCTTCATTTTCCACCCAGGTCAGGTGATTGCAGGCTACACAACTAACCAGGCTTGGAAGCAGGATATGACACTTCCTGCACTCACTAGGGGAGGGATTAACTAAGGACAGCAGAAGCTGGCTGGGGCAGATGTGGCTCCCTGTTGAGAGAGCTGGGACAGGTGCCTGTGATGGGCTCTGTTGAAGCCCCCTGAGGCAGtctagggtgagggtgagggtggggaaaaGAGCAGTGAAGAGTCTGGAGAGAAACCGGGGGTGGCTCCTCACTGAGAGGGAGCCAGAAATGTTGTCTGGAAGTAGCTTGGCTGATGACTGCCGGAAGAGGCCAGGGAGAAGAAGGCTTCCGTGGAGAGAAGTGAATATAGGAAATGGCATTAGGAATCTGAAGCCGAGGAACTGAGAGTTGAGAATGGATGGCTGGTACAGGGTCCCAGGGCTAGAGCCCAGAGTTGGAGGTGGGGTAGGAACTCCTGCAAGGGGCAATGAATTTGTGAGCCCTCAGATAAGGGGCAGAGGCCCAAGTTAATTCCCTCTTGAGCAAGGGCTGAAAGACTTTAGAAAACCCTTGCCAACCAATGGCAACTAGGAAAACCCTGCTTACCAACAGGAAAGACTTAGACGCCAAGGATAGCTTGGGCCCTGGTATAAGGGGAGAAGAAGTCCTATTCAACCAAGGAGAAGGACTTGTGTGTCACACATCTCCTACACAGGACTGTGGCCTACTGAAGGTAAAAGTacttttttacttttgtttagaATTTATTTACCCCAGAAGAAAAGGACTcgttttggccagagggccaagttacCCCAGCAGCCAAGCAAGACATCTCCAGAGAGAAATCTGAAGCATGGCCACACACTTAACAAGGGACTGGATAATTGGATCCCTACAACATCTTCTGTTAATTGGTTTGCTAGCCTAGTACACTGTAAAGTCAGCTTCTGCTGAATGGCAGAGATCCAGCTGAGCACAGCAGGAACCACCATAAAACAAGAGCGAGGCGTACACAGTGAGCTTGCAGCAAGAGGGAGAAAACATAAAGGAGATCTTTAAAAACGCTAGAAGATGAGGAAGGAAAGGAAGATTAACAGCAGCCTATTAGAACAAAGGAGGAGGATTATAAAGCTAATCGAGTAAGCAAAGCaagagcaatctctttataaaGGATTTTAAGTATCAAAGTGATTGAGAAGTTTAAAGGCTTTCGCTTCTTCATCCTGTTTGAAGTTAATATTTGAGTTGCAACCAAAAGAGGAAATTGAGCAAAGAACTATAATCTACCTTTAAACCTGCTTACCTGTTTACTGACAGAAAACAGGCAGATTTCCCTGAATAGTGGATGtaatttggggggaggaaggggagatggaggagaaaTGCCATCAGCTTTGGCACAtctctttaaatgaaagctaggTTTCCTAGCCCTCATGATAGCCAAGATGACACTGTATTAGCTTTCATTCACAAAGTTATCTTCCTAAGTCTGAAGACTGACTGCTCTGATGCTGACTAGAGGTGTTAGTTTTTGCGCTGCTGCTGTTTCGACCCTGTGAGCATCAGTGAAGcggaccaaaaaaaacccaaaacaagtGATTTCACTGCTCTATTGTTTGGGACAGCGGCAGATCTTGCTTGTGAATCACTACAATAAGGACCCAAAAGCAAGGTAGAAGAAATAGCAGAAATAGGCTGCTCTAGGATGGTGATGAGGTAACAGGGGAAATAAATAGAAGGCTCCCTCTCAGCCAAAATGGGCCTTTGTGTGGAAACCTTCACATTTGTCTCATACCGAATAGCCACAGGCCAATATAAAACAAGTATACCTGGCAGAGTCAAGGGACAGTAGCCTGGTAGAAACTCCAGCAACCTTATTTTAGAGGTGTTACCCCTCGATAATGGTAGCTgcaccccctcttccctccacatGCCACCACCTTTCATACTGACCTCTGGATTTAGACCCTGGATCACAGGTGTCTTGTAACATTTGAGTCATGGCTAATACTCTTGGATCCATGGCACAAACACAGGGAACATTCCTCGAATACTGACTCTATCTGCACAGCACCTAAACACCCCCGGTGGGCCCATGCCAGCAAACTTGGACTGTGGGGCTGTTCAAttactgtgtagacttctgggctcaggctggagcttgaggctagctgggtttttttctttgctgtgtagacataccctgaagtaGCTGTATTATAATATGCAAGAGATGTGATTAGATGGCTAATGTGATGAATTTGTTATTAGTAGAGCACCAGCAGcagtgttaggcactgtacatagaTATGTATTTTCCATCCTCTTTGTATAACAACTTAAAGTTAATTTATTTCTCCTGACGTTTCATCCTTACCAACTATATTTTAGGTGATATGAGAAACTGATATTTTCATTTGTGGCTAAGTGGAAGAACAACTTGAGTGAACTGCTGACCTTATGTTACATTATTCAGAATACCATAATGTTTCCTCATCTTCCAAAGAGACTTTCTGAATGTGGATTAAAGAGATAACTCTTTAGATAGCTTTCTGCCCCTTTCAATTAGAGAGAGTTTTTAGGACTGAGGCATTATCTCAATCACTTTGCTTGCACATGGTGTTTGCCTTTATTGCAAAACTTTACTTGTGACTGACATTTTGAAACTCATGTGGGCATGAAAATACACATTAGATGTACTCAGACCTACTCTTAGAAAATCATTAGTCTGAAAGAAGTTACATATTTACTTGTTggcattggtttcagtggagtgaTATTAACCTATCAGATGTTTGCAACACTGGGCTAGGTCAGTTAGTTCCCTCCTTCATCTCAACATCTTTCTTCAAATGTGGAAGATGTGCCTCTTGTACAGATTTTCAATTATTAACAGTGCCAGTATGACAAATCACCATTACTGCTAAATGACTGCTGATTGCTAAATCAGATTAATGTCTTTACACATGTGAGGAGACTTACTTTAAGAGCACAAGCTTGTTTGTATCAGATTCTATTTTCAAAGTTTCTGAGAGTTCTCTCCAGTATTACCTGCTGCACCTGCTGTGAGGTCGATGGCAGCTTGAATGGCGGGATTTGTCCTCATGTTTCACCCTTGCTTATTGGCTGCTATGGAGTAagaaatctccaatgacagataAGGTGTCGTGATATGTATGCCTaacatggaaaagaaaaaaaacattagaaCTACAGTTAACCTGCATATTTCAGCTAAACTACTTTCTGCTGACCACCCATTATGCCCATATAGCCACTTCTATTCATCTTCTCTTAAATCAAGAGTTCTATggcagagaaaggatggtccaatggttagggccATAGCCTGGTActtggaaacccaggttcaattccctgctcttccaAAGATTTCCTGCGTGACGTTGGGCACATTACCTAgtccctctgtgcctcacttccccattttacaaatgggaagaaTAGTACCTTTTACTTCAGAGGGATGCATTAAGATAACTG
Coding sequences within it:
- the SLC25A15 gene encoding mitochondrial ornithine transporter 1 isoform X1 translates to MRTNPAIQAAIDLTAGAAGGTACVLTGQPFDTAKVKMQTFPSMYKGLIECIVKTYKQVGLRGFYKGTTPALVANIAENSVLFMCYGFCQHIVRGVVGLDRKAKLSDLQNAAAGSFASAFAALVLCPTELVKCRLQTMHEMQLSGKIIQGHNTVWSVVKSVIQKDGPLGFYHGLSSTLLREVPGYFFFFGGYELSRTFFAAERPKDQLGPIPLMVSGGFGGICLWIAVYPVDCVKSRIQVLSMSGKQAGFMGTFANILRNEGVFALYSGLKPTLIRAFPANGALFLAYEYSRKMMMEQVDMY